A region of the Phyllopteryx taeniolatus isolate TA_2022b chromosome 9, UOR_Ptae_1.2, whole genome shotgun sequence genome:
GTGGCAGCTCTTTTCCAAGTCATGTCTATTGTGGTGAATGAGTTAGAGGACGCATTACACAAATGCTCAAGTCACCCATAGGGTGCCTTCATTTTGGAAATCTCCCAACATTACTTTGTTCCATCCCATGTGATAATCGGGGAGTCATTTCAGCATTGTTCACGAATGAAACAATTTctactgtaaatattaaacacatttcacatttgattGTCAGCCCTAAGACTTGTACAAGCATATTTGGGAGAACAACAAAATCACTTTCAACACATCCCACACTACAAGAAAATCATCCAGGATCATGTTTGGATCCCTTATAATCAGGCCTTTACTGGAACTGGTCAGAATGGGACAATTGGGCTCTAAATCAGACAGATTATCATTTGTATGTACTTGTTTACAAGCATCCCTGAACAGTTTGTGTTGGACCTTACaggctccactgtatttgtttattatgaCAACAGAACTTAACTCATGACTGTGTTGACACTACTCTTGTCAAATGGACTGTCAATTCAACATATTTTGTgcctaaacattttttttttcctttttgtaaaatatgctGCAGTGTCGCATTTACTGTTGTGAAGATATTCTTAAGAGTGTCAGCACACGGAGCTCTAAACGTTTCTGAATAAAGCCAAACTCATGATGATTGAAAGGCAATTTTGGTGAACTTTATGCACTTAGAGATGGTGTCAGTCCAGGACATTCAAGGGGGATGGCCATGCAGTGCTGCGCAATGACTCTGATGACATGCAACTTGCTTAACAGTACAAGGTTCACTGGCCAGATGTTGCAGTGATTCACAGTTGTCTGGAGAAGgaagggcgtgtgtgtgtgttctctgaGAATTAACGTCACAATTGAAGATAACTGCGACAATAGCAAGGATTATTTTGGAGAAGTCAATTGGGAGAGCCGTTCCAGCTTTCTGTTTACACTGTAAGAGTTTTTGTGTACTTTTAAATGCTACGTTACTTGCATGACTTGTGAATGGTGTGTATTTCTTAACATTTTTCAAAGTCAAACAACTTGTTCATTGCCAGGTTTGTCAGGCAGGTTGTGGTGCTCTCTCTCCAGTGATGGATTATGCTAGGAAGTCTCTCGACCTCCTGACCCTGTCTTCCTTCTCCAAGTAAGATAACACTTCCTTGAAAGAAATTAGAGGAAAAGGTATCTGGCATCATTCTTATCTGTTAAGAGCAACAAAATCTCCCCCCCACATTGTAATTCTCCATCAGGTGTGTGACTGCCAGCATgtcagccagtgcctccatgaCCCAGCAGCTTCTGTCACGACGACCACCTCGCCCAAAACCTTTCCGGGTGACTAATGCTGACCGCAGTTTGAAGAAGGGCATCATGGCGGATGCGTTAGAAGACCTGATCAACAAGGTGGGGACAGAGAAGAGCAgagggggagaagaaaaaaagaaaagaaaaaaaaaagcaaattgcCTGACCCGTCACCCACTTTATACAGCATTAGTAGTGACACGAAGCCTCATGCTGGTGAAAGTTCACAAACTGATATCTTGAATATGCTTCATGTCAATATGCGCTGTAGCCACAATTCCAAATGAATTGATCTATTTCTGCCCTGTATAATAGGTGAGCGATTCATTAAATGTGCTGTGTGCCAGTGGCTTGGTGCTCGATGAAGATGGCACAGGTGTAGACACGGAGGAGTTCTTTGCAACGCTGCCTGAAAACACTGTCCTCATGGTGCTAGAGAAAGGACAGAAGTGGACCCCATCTCAGGTACAGTGTCACATACACCACTAGGTGGCACAGCAGATCAACTTTATCCAACACAAGATTTGGAAACAAATGCGGTAGTAGCTCATGACTTGGCCAAGGTACTGGACGGTCTCGGGTTCAGTCTTAATCAGACTAGTTGTTGAAGAAATACTAGTCTGCTTCCTTACTGCTGTCTATGTGCCCTTGAGTAAGGCTCCCAGCTCACTGTTTCTGTGCCCTGACTGTCCTTGAATGCCTcaatgtgtgtgatctggttttCTGTGCTGTGTGCGACACAAAATATACAGCTGAGAGTAAGGTGAGTTTCCTCTTGCGGGATCTTAATCGGTAAAATAAAGAGCAGCAGCAAAGTCTAAAGGGGAAAAATCTCACTCTACTGTAATTCTTCATTGTAATAGTTTGGAAGTTTCATGCATATTTGGACTAAGAGTGCTAGTTACCATAAAATAAGTCAAGGGTTCAAGGACTTTGTCATACgaatacacatttacacatatgGCATGGAATTTAATATCCAAAGTCCAAGTTTAGCCCAATAAGTCTCAAGACTTAACGAATGAAATTTTAAATAGAAGACAAGATAAAAATACTTAACGAAGATGCTGCAATTGGATCCACTGAAGAGTAAGCCTTCTTCAAAATAGGTTTTTGTGACCTTGCCCTTATTCCCGCCATCATGCAAAAGCAAAGTTGGCGGCTCTTTGACCTGGCTGTGTTTTTCCAGAACAGCCCCTCCAGAGACGAGCTCTTCAAACGCAGGGCGCAGCACCGGACAGATGTGGCCAAGCTGACCTTTGACCTGTACAAGAACAACCCCAGCGATTTCATTGGCTGCTTGAATGTCAAAGCAACACTGTATGGTGTTTATTCCTTGTCCTATGAAGTGCGCTGTTATGAGGCCAAAAAGATGCTGAAGTGAGTGAATGAGATCCTGCTCGATCCTGATGTTTAGGTATCACTCAATTGAGCCCTCCTGGCTTCTTTGATTGCTGACACAGTAGTAATGATAACACAGCAAATACAATTATTGCAACAACTGCAAAAATAGCATTTGCACTATTCTTTGTGAAGGGGAACAAAAATTAAGTCGTATACAATCTACTGTATTACTCGTCAACCTGGTGTGGGTGGTAGAGTTGAAATGGGCTAGATTTTCCTGAGATTAATTTTGTGAGGAGTCGTGTCATAACCAAAGAGGTGGTGGTGTTCAACTCTGACAGACCTTGTGGGAGAGGATTACATTTCAGAATTGTTTGTGCTGTAACACTGGAGAGCAAACTGTTTGGCACGTTTGCCACCATCTTCTACACAACCGGAGTCGCCGACTGTGTCCTGATTTATTTTGGCTGACAATTACTCAAAGGATATTAACTGTCTCAAATATCATCCCCACTATGCATATTTATAATGCATGTTTCTCAAATCAATGTGTCTAATCAACTGTCTCTTGTGATGAGaataattgtgtgtttgtggcgTGCTTTAAGGGAGGCTTTGCGGTGGACCGTTTTCTCCATGCAGGCCACTGGCCACATCCTGCTGGGCTCCTCCTGGTACATGGAGCAGCTTCTGGAAGAGGAGAGAGGAGAGGAAGGCGCAGAGGAGAGCCTGATCCTGCATCGGGAGAGCCGAATCGGTCAGCTGCAGAGCTTTCTGTTGGGTCGAGCCACCTATTGCTAATGGAATTTGACACGGTTTCTGTTACATTTGCTGTCTGAACAAGTGGCTGAAATGACGTATTCTTCTTGGATGTCAAATGGAATCTGCTGGAGATTAAcaaataaaacttttattttaccACTTCTCTTGTCTTAAGGCTGTGTATGGCAAAGTGGTGCCTGGTCAAGTCGGCGTAATTGGCAACAGGTCCAGCGGTCTCTCCCCTGCACTCCTAATTGTTCCCTGGCTGCCTCTGTCCTGTCGGCTGGAGTGAGGGCTCGTGGAAATGAATATTACTGAATGAAAACTGGCTAGTGCAGTTGGTTAGACAAGTGCCACGTTGGCCATCTTGTCAAAGATGGTGCAATAAACTGGATGGCTCTGACAAATTGCCTGTGAGGTTGACTGAGTGGAAAGTCACGATGGGAAGtctaatttgttgttgttttttagtatAGATGCTCTATAAACAGTGGGGACAACAcagcaaaaatgaatttgaaagtgtaaACCGGTTTTATGTTGAGCTACAGATACTAATAAAATGAGGCAATTGCACCAACAGTAATGTGCGcatctttttctttgtggaaTTATCTAAAGACTTATTGCGGACtcatttcataaaaacaatcccCGTGGGTGCTGGTTTAATCTCATTTTCCACATATTTCTACTTTTGAGTTGGACCAAATTCAAATTGGAGGAAACCAAACAATTTTCACACTGAGCCATGAAAATTGTGAACCAAAGATCAAACCATGAAGACGCTTGGAGTTTAGAGTGAGCTGCACTAACTGATGATGGTGATGGCACCTACTGGCCCCTCCCCCCCTACTCCGTGTTCTCTCTCTGTGCAATGTGCATGCATTAGGAGACTGAAGACTGCTGTCGGTACGTGTCCATCCCAGCTGTAGCTCAACATGTGCTCGGACGGAG
Encoded here:
- the LOC133484200 gene encoding lipid transferase CIDEC-like isoform X2 — its product is MDYARKSLDLLTLSSFSKCVTASMSASASMTQQLLSRRPPRPKPFRVTNADRSLKKGIMADALEDLINKNSPSRDELFKRRAQHRTDVAKLTFDLYKNNPSDFIGCLNVKATLYGVYSLSYEVRCYEAKKMLKEALRWTVFSMQATGHILLGSSWYMEQLLEEERGEEGAEESLILHRESRIGCVWQSGAWSSRRNWQQVQRSLPCTPNCSLAASVLSAGVRARGNEYY
- the LOC133484200 gene encoding lipid transferase CIDEC-like isoform X1, producing MDYARKSLDLLTLSSFSKCVTASMSASASMTQQLLSRRPPRPKPFRVTNADRSLKKGIMADALEDLINKVSDSLNVLCASGLVLDEDGTGVDTEEFFATLPENTVLMVLEKGQKWTPSQNSPSRDELFKRRAQHRTDVAKLTFDLYKNNPSDFIGCLNVKATLYGVYSLSYEVRCYEAKKMLKEALRWTVFSMQATGHILLGSSWYMEQLLEEERGEEGAEESLILHRESRIGCVWQSGAWSSRRNWQQVQRSLPCTPNCSLAASVLSAGVRARGNEYY